A genomic region of Alnus glutinosa chromosome 11, dhAlnGlut1.1, whole genome shotgun sequence contains the following coding sequences:
- the LOC133881487 gene encoding UDP-glycosyltransferase 91C1-like, whose amino-acid sequence MQKDPPDFILFDIIQSWIPETAAKFGVPCALFSAFSTCTLAFVGPPAELISLNQRTKPEDFTVPPKWIPFPSLVSYRPDQAAEYFQHVYSPDITGLTNGQRFATTLEGCDFVAVRSCREFERAYLNLLEEILRKPVLPVGLLPPRSVKNSHVDHQFSATFNWLDKQRPKSLVFVGFGTEYKMPVERVHELAYGLELSNLPFLWILRNPDGLSSSELLPGGFLDRIYEKGMVSLGWAPQVKILAHPAIGGCLFHAGWGSIIESLGFGHPQILMPMMADQNLNAKLLVEKGIGLEVQMNKDGSFDRDAIAKSTRQVMVDAEGEALRLKAAQIQGVFANQDLHENYVNNLIQFMASYKKKEKDHQTPIEDAKK is encoded by the exons ATGCAAAAGGATCCCCCAGACTTCATTCTATTTGATATCATCCAGAGTTGGATCCCTGAAACTGCCGCTAAATTTGGTGTGCCTTGTGCCCTTTTCAGTGCGTTTTCTACTTGTACATTAGCCTTCGTAGGGCCACCTGCTGAGCTGATTTCACTCAACCAACGAACAAAACCTGAAGATTTCACGGTGCCACCAAAATGGATTCCTTTCCCTTCTCTTGTCTCCTACAGGCCTGATCAGGCGGCAGAATATTTCCAACACGTTTACTCCCCTGACATAACTGGCCTGACAAACGGCCAACGCTTCGCAACAACTCTGGAAGGCTGCGACTTTGTTGCAGTAAGAAGCTGCCGGGAGTTCGAAAGAGCATATCTGAATCTCCTTGAAGAAATCTTACGGAAGCCAGTTTTGCCTGTCGGATTACTTCCTCCAAGGTCTGTGAAGAACAGTCATGTCGACCACCAGTTTTCTGCTACTTTCAACTGGCTGGACAAACAGAGACCGAAGTCTCTGGTTTTTGTCGGATTCGGCACTGAGTACAAAATGCCGGTTGAACGAGTCCATGAATTGGCATACGGGCTTGAACTCTCTAATCTTCCTTTTCTATGGATTCTCAGAAATCCCGATGGTCTAAGTAGCTCAGAACTATTGCCTGGTGGGTTTTTGGATAGAATCTATGAGAAAGGCATGGTTTCTCTTGGTTGGGCTCCACAG gtgaaaaTTCTGGCTCACCCTGCAATTGGAGGGTGTCTCTTCCATGCCGGGTGGGGTTCTATTATCGAGTCGCTTGGTTTTGGACACCCACAAATTCTGATGCCCATGATGGCGGACCAGAATCTGAATGCTAAGCTATTAGTCGAGAAGGGTATTGGCCTTGAGGTTCAGATGAACAAAGATGGCTCGTTCGACCGAGATGCCATTGCCAAGTCCACGAGGCAGGTGATGGTAGACGCAGAAGGAGAGGCACTAAGACTGAAGGCAGCTCAGATTCAAGGAGTTTTTGCCAACCAGGACCTTCATGAGAACTACGTAAACAATCTCATTCAATTCATGGCCTcttacaagaaaaaagaaaaggatcatCAAACGCCTATAGAAGATGCTAAGAAGTGA
- the LOC133880831 gene encoding UDP-glycosyltransferase 91C1-like: MASKQFHVMMFPWMAFGHMIPFLELSKKLAAKGIRISFLSTQRNVQRLPPIPPDLADNIKMVELPLPSVDGLPENCEASVDLQGEQIPYLKKACDGLKAPIEKLMQKDLPDFILFDVVQSWIPETAAKFGVPCVLFSAFSACAAAFAGPPAELKSLNQRTKPEDFTVPPKWIPFPSLVSYRPDQAAAYLQHFYSPDITGLTAGQRIATILEGCDFVAVRSCLEFERAYLHVFEEILRKPVLPVGLLPPRSVKNSHVDHKFSATFNWLDKQRPKSVVFVGFGTEYKMPVERVHELAYGLELSKLPFLWILRNPDGLSSSELLPGGFLDRISDKGMVSLGWAPQVEILAHPSIGGCLFHAGWGSIIESLGFGHPQILMPMVADQNLNAKLLVEKGIGLEVQMNKDGSFDRDAIAKSTRQVMVDTEGEALRLKAAQIQGVFANQDLHENYVNNLIQFMTSYKKKEKDHQTPIYRRC; the protein is encoded by the exons atgGCTTCCAAACAATTCCATGTTATGATGTTCCCATGGATGGCATTTGGCCATATGATCCCATTTCTTGAGTTATCCAAGAAGTTAGCAGCAAAGGGTATTCGGATTTCCTTCCTTTCCACCCAAAGAaacgttcagaggttgcctccCATACCTCCAGATTTAGCAGACAACATAAAAATGGTGGAGCTCCCACTGCCTTCAGTCGATGGCCTGCCGGAAAATTGTGAGGCTTCCGTCGACTTGCAAGGCGAGCAGATTCCGTATCTGAAGAAGGCGTGTGATGGGTTAAAGGCACCAATTGAAAAGCTAATGCAAAAGGATCTCCCAGACTTCATTCTATTTGATGTCGTCCAGAGCTGGATCCCTGAAACTGCCGCTAAATTTGGTGTGCCTTGTGTCCTTTTCAGTGCGTTTTCTGCTTGTGCAGCAGCCTTCGCTGGGCCACCTGCTGAGCTGAAGTCCCTCAACCAACGAACAAAACCTGAAGATTTCACGGTGCCACCAAAATGGATTCCTTTCCCTTCTCTTGTCTCCTACAGGCCTGATCAGGCGGCAGCATATTTACAACATTTTTACTCCCCTGACATAACTGGCTTGACAGCCGGCCAACGCATCGCTACAATTCTGGAAGGCTGCGACTTTGTTGCAGTAAGAAGCTGCCTGGAGTTCGAAAGAGCATATCTGCATGTCTTTGAAGAAATCTTACGGAAGCCAGTTTTGCCTGTCGGATTACTCCCTCCAAGGTCTGTGAAGAACAGTCATGTCGACCACAAGTTTTCTGCTACTTTCAACTGGCTGGACAAACAGAGACCGAAGTCTGTGGTTTTTGTCGGATTCGGCACCGAGTACAAAATGCCTGTTGAACGAGTCCATGAATTGGCATACGGGCTTGAACTCTCCAAGCTTCCTTTTCTATGGATTCTCAGAAATCCCGATGGACTAAGTAGCTCAGAACTATTGCCTGGTGGGTTTTTGGATCGTATCTCTGACAAAGGCATGGTTTCTCTTGGTTGGGCTCCACAG gtGGAAATTCTGGCTCACCCTTCAATTGGAGGGTGTCTCTTCCACGCCGGGTGGGGTTCTATTATCGAGTCACTTGGTTTTGGACACCCACAAATTCTGATGCCCATGGTGGCGGACCAGAATCTGAATGCTAAGCTATTAGTCGAGAAGGGTATTGGCCTTGAGGTTCAGATGAACAAAGATGGCTCGTTCGACCGAGATGCCATTGCCAAGTCCACGAGGCAGGTGATGGTAGACACAGAAGGAGAGGCACTAAGACTGAAGGCAGCTCAGATTCAAGGAGTTTTTGCCAACCAAGACCTTCATGAGAACTACGTAAACAATCTCATTCAGTTCATGACCTcttataagaaaaaagaaaaggatcatCAAACGCCTATATATAGAAGATGCTAA
- the LOC133882145 gene encoding UDP-glycosyltransferase 91C1-like — translation MASKQFHVMMFPWMAFGHMIPFLELSKKLAAKGIRISFLSTQRNVQRLPSIPQDLVDNIKMVELPLPSVDGLPENCEATVDLQDEQIPYLKKACDGLKAPIEKLMQKDPPDFILFDIIQSWIPETAAKFGVPCVLFSAFSACAAAFIGPPAELKSLNQRTKPEDFTVPPKWIPFPSLVSHRPDQAAAYLQHFYSPDITGLTTGQRVATTLEGCDFVAVRSCLEFERAYLHVLEELLRKPVLPVGLLPPRSVKNSHVDHKFSATFNWLDKQRPKSVVFVGFGTEYKMPVERVHELAYGLEISKLPFLWILRNPDGLSSSELLPGGFLDRISDKGMVSLGWAPQVEILAHPAIGGCLFHAGWGSIIESLGFGHPQILMPMVADQNLNAKLLVEKGIGLEVQMNKDGSFDRDAIAKSTRQVMVDAEGEALRLKAAQIQGVFANQDLHENYVNNLIQFMTSYKKKEKDHQKPIEDAKK, via the exons atgGCTTCCAAACAATTCCATGTTATGATGTTCCCATGGATGGCATTTGGCCATATGATCCCATTTCTTGAGTTATCCAAGAAGTTAGCAGCAAAGGGTATTCGGATTTCCTTCCTTTCCACCCAAAGAaacgttcagaggttgccttcCATACCTCAAGATTTAGTAGACAACATAAAAATGGTGGAGCTCCCCCTGCCGTCAGTCGATGGCCTGCCGGAAAATTGTGAGGCTACCGTCGACTTGCAAGACGAGCAGATTCCGTATCTGAAGAAGGCGTGTGATGGGTTAAAGGCACCAATTGAAAAGCTAATGCAAAAGGATCCCCCAGACTTCATTCTATTTGATATCATCCAGAGCTGGATCCCTGAAACTGCCGCTAAATTTGGTGTGCCTTGTGTCCTTTTCAGTGCGTTTTCTGCTTGTGCAGCAGCCTTCATAGGGCCACCTGCTGAGCTGAAGTCCCTCAACCAACGAACAAAACCTGAAGATTTCACGGTGCCACCAAAATGGATTCCTTTCCCTTCTCTTGTCTCCCACAGGCCTGATCAGGCGGCAGCATATTTACAACATTTTTACTCCCCTGACATAACTGGCTTGACAACCGGCCAACGGGTCGCTACAACTCTGGAAGGCTGCGACTTTGTTGCAGTAAGAAGCTGCCTGGAGTTCGAAAGAGCATATCTGCATGTCCTTGAAGAACTCTTACGGAAGCCAGTTTTGCCTGTCGGATTACTCCCTCCAAGGTCTGTGAAGAACAGTCATGTCGACCACAAGTTTTCTGCTACTTTCAACTGGCTGGACAAACAGAGACCGAAGTCTGTGGTTTTTGTCGGATTCGGCACTGAGTACAAAATGCCTGTTGAACGAGTCCATGAATTGGCATACGGGCTTGAAATCTCTAAGCTTCCTTTTCTATGGATTCTCAGAAATCCCGATGGACTAAGTAGCTCAGAACTATTGCCTGGTGGGTTTTTGGATCGAATCTCTGACAAAGGCATGGTTTCTCTTGGTTGGGCTCCACAG gtgGAAATTCTGGCTCACCCTGCAATTGGAGGGTGTCTCTTCCACGCAGGGTGGGGTTCTATTATCGAGTCGCTTGGTTTTGGACATCCACAAATTCTGATGCCCATGGTGGCGGACCAGAATCTGAATGCTAAGCTATTAGTCGAGAAGGGTATTGGCCTTGAGGTTCAGATGAACAAAGATGGCTCGTTCGATCGAGATGCCATTGCCAAGTCCACGAGGCAGGTGATGGTAGACGCAGAAGGAGAGGCACTAAGACTGAAGGCAGCTCAGATTCAAGGAGTTTTTGCCAACCAGGACCTTCATGAGAACTACGTAAACAATCTCATTCAGTTCATGACCTcttacaagaaaaaagaaaaggatcatCAAAAGCCTATAGAAGATGCTAAGAAGTGA